The DNA sequence CACCCAACACTACATGTGCCCTTCCGCTGATGGACTAGGGAATCATTCACTACATGACGTCAAAGTACCGAAAGCACCTGCTACAGCGAATGATCTTATGCTCAGAAGTTGGAAAGCTCTATGAAGTGGACTTACTCAGCGCAGTGCGCATCATCGCCCCCGTGTGGAAAAATACACCTCCGCAAGTCATCGCCAACTGTTTTCGGCACAGTGGTTTTGTGAGGCCTGAGCATGCGGCGGTAGCCGACGAGGTGTCAGCCGAGTCCACCAATGATGATGCCCAGCTTTCGATGCTGACCTTCCCAGAGATGTGACTCTTCAGGACTACATTGTGATTGATGATGTTgtccgaattaacgagcttttactgtaatgaCTACTATTTGTGTCTCCATGTGAAACACAACATCTACGTTCTGCTTGTATGAGACCAGACACTGAGTCAACTAATGGCTAACCACCTGCATTCAAGCATTGTTAAGTGCATGAACATGCCTCTgaaaagttgtttccatccaccTGCACAGTTCTGGGGCCACAGCATTTTGGAATGACTCTTTTGATTATCTTTACTTTTTCCCTGTTGTCATTGGCTGTGTTTTCACGTGAAGAATGACTACATTCTTCTTGATACATGCTGATGTGATAGAAAGCAGCAAAGCTCAAACAAATGCAATCAATGATGAGAATAAGCACTAGCAAACTAATAAAGGAATTAAAATGGAACTGATGCCATCTGAGACACTACATTTCACAAAGAACACCATACCTGAGCGACCTTCTTTGCAGGCTCAGGAATGTTGGGGAGGTCAGCCGCCGAAGCAACGCTCATCGACCCCTGTCTGTAGCTGCTGATGCGGAAGCCGACAACGACCTCCCCCGTCTCTAGGTGTCTACCGACCGTGAACTCATTCTTGTTGCGGTAGCCATCTACGACTGGGGACGCTTTGATAGGCTCAAGAGGGCAAACGCCCAATTTATGCACTTCCCTGCATACAAAGCATGTTTATTgagcatttattcatttattttactaTATTAGGGATTACAGACAGGAGGGGTTCATGAATACAAACATACAAAAGTATGAAAGACATATATTCAAGAATAAATGACACATGTTTCACTGAACACAACAGGAACAGAAAAAATATGTAAGCATGCTGCAGGCAGCCAAAACAAAACTTACACAAGGAAATAGTGGCAGGTGAGTGGAAAGATGTGCTGAAACATACTATTAAGTGCTTTGCCGAACACTAGAGTTTTGGCACCAGCAAAACGAATGGATAGACTGAAGCGAGTACAGTCCATCCATTCGTTATCCTTGTGCAAGAACTCTAGTATGTTTAAGCAACTAGAACACTGCAGAATTTTCCTTATTTACAGAATAGCTCGACATCAGTAGCGGGAACTATTTGGCCTGGCAGATGATTCTAGTTGGGCTAGTATTGTGTGAGAAATGAGTAGGCTACCTGTCACAACACTGGAGGAAAGAATGCGGACCTTGTGACAACGGTGCATTCGCGCAGAAATGTAAGGTGCTTTTGCTATCCAGCATGACTACACCATGTGATCGCAGAAACAGATTCTGTGGAACAGACACAAATATTATATTTTTCTGCAGTTGGCGAGAAAAGGAATGTCTAAGTTGGATTTAATGGCAGACATACTTGCAGTAGGGTGACAGTTGTTAAGCATGACCCTAACACACTGGCCTTCCACTGTTGCAGGCATTAGTATACACATAAGAAGGAACGCTGCTATTAAGAGCAACTGAAACAGAAGCAGTGTGAGCGTATCATCAAAGTATCTCAGTAAGGGACATTTGTAAAGCAACAAGACAGTCGTCTCAATACATTCACCATTTTACTGGCATTTTAATGCATTGTGAAGTACATCAACATGCCTTGGAAATGTTGTTTCCACCCAAGGTGGGACCTGCACAATTCTGGGGCCGCAGCATACTGCAGTGACTcttttgattttcttttcttttttgcctgttGTCATTTGCTGGCATGATGCCTAGCCTTTGTTATTACCGGTGTTGGCTATTCATAGTGACTGGTAATGAGAAATCGATAGAGCCAAAGAAAAACAACCCTTACATAATACGGCCTCTGGTAGAAATATAACACATGCATATGAAGTGGAAAAATTGTGCAGACATTACTCAACGTCTCTTTTTAGCATGTCACAGTGCCCATCCAATGTACAGCATAAGTCAAACTTGGAACAAACACCTAAATGTTCAAGTGCTCTTTGCAATTTGGATAACACATGAAAACCTATGTTAAGTAGACGACTGTCCCATGCCTAATACTACTCGCTTATTGTCCAATAAAAACAGATGAAACATGTAGGTAAATAATAGTAGTTGAATAATACAGCGTTTCACCAGTTAGGCCCATACTGTACAAACATTCTTGCCATGGTTTGCCTTGCAATGGTAGATGGAAGATCGTTGGACGCCACAATAAAAGAGCTTCTCAGAAAAACTTCTCATCGCCAGCAAGTTACTTGTGACACCTGACCTACACCATATTTCTATGCTGTCTCTTCCAATGCATGGTGTGCCAAGCCAAAGTACTATCACCAAACTTGCGGAACCATTTCAGCTCAATGCACTCACCAACTCTTGACAATTTTATGCCACAACCATTTCCTCTGATTCTAAGACTTACTCTTTCTAACCTTTGCTTGCTGATCCATGACTTGAGATGGGGGTTAACTTGCTCGAGTTTCCGGGCATACTTCACCATGACTTTTCTCATCTGTTCTTCCTTCTGTTCCAGTTGCTGCTGATACGGGAGGTCTGACCAGGAAGCCACAGATTCTCTGATTCTGCAAAACATGTTATCAGGGCCTGGGTAATAGATTGATTAACATACCAATTATTCGTGATAAATGGCCTGAGTCACACGAAGGAAACCAGGCAAGCGTCATCGCTGACACCGCCAACGACAGGCTGAGCTAAAATGTTTCGACAGTGAGATGGTGCCTGCGTATGTCTTAGGGCAAAAGCTACCCACATGTCCTGTACTTCTGAAGGCAGCGGACATGTGCTGGACTAATGATTGCACCTGAGGGTGTTTATATTATGTTTGATGCACGTTCACCCAAGGACGGCATCGGTGATGAGATATTGAAGGCAAATGTCAATTCAAATTGGACGACTTGTTTTTTCTTGAAAGTTCATGTACAAAAATCACCAGTTTTAATCTTTCATCTTACTTAAGTATGTTAATACATAAATCTCATGAACAGAATAATTATTTGATTGAAAGGCTGATTAATTGGGTTAAACATTTTGATTGGTTGCCAGCCCTACATGTTACTTACATATTCTATCTCTAAATCCTGCATAACTATGGCAAGGACACAGGTAGCATAAACAATTGCTCATAAAAGTTGCACTTTTTATTTCTACTGTACATCTTTAAAACAGGAAAATGGCTCCTTGGCCATGTGCTTTATAAGCGGACAAAAtctgaaaacttttttttcatataagacacatttcattaaaagctGAGGACATGGCTAGTTTTGACAACGGATGTGGCATCTTCTTACTACATGGTAAGTAAGGGCAGGCTGGCAATTAAGTGGACTGCCGACAAACAAAGGACTGTGCACGGGGAAAGCCAAGGACACAGCAAAGCTGAAGAAGACAAACTTTAAAGACAATAAACTTTCCACCATGGTTTAAACTAGTGCTGACCCTGAATTGTCGAGAATGTcaagcagtgcagaagctgcacGCCTAAAATGTCTTAAATTAAAGGCCTCAGATTTAATCAGCCTGGTGCATGATGCCGCACCTATGATACATTGCATGGCATCACACCTAGGACTGATTGCGAACGAGTTTATCAGGccaaaaaagaagacaggaaatacATTCTTTGGGCTTTGCCCATTGGTGGCAATGATAGGAGACCCCAGGCATGGGCAAAATCTGCTGAGCATGTTTTTTGGGGCTTGACTATCCTATTACACTAAAGCAAACTTATGCCCGGATATATATGTATACCACAAAACTAATGTATGTTATGCCTAACCATCAACTCCTTTTCAGTAGGCACTAAAGTTTTGACATATCGCCAACTAAAGGGACACTAGAGAAAAATAATAACTAAAGACTGATAAAATATTCTTCCAATACTGTGTATTCGTTATGTTTACTCAATCAGAAAATAAAGGACTAACTTAATTTTATTGAAGTTCGCAATCAAGTAGCAGCAGCGCCAACACGTTAGcgcgacgtcacagatttcaaagcatTTTCTCATACATGGGCTGTCATGGCACAGCAAAAGTTGTTGAAAATTGCCAAGTTTGGTCTTTGGCTCCTTTAAAAGACTACTTAGTCCACCTTTACCAGCAAACAATTAGCTAAGCCCTGGCAGGTGCCCtcaaaatcaatgacgtcatggTGTGCTGGCGTGGGAACATCAAGGCGGCATCACAGTCATCTTGTGTTTCTCTATCTGTTTCTCTATCGAATTTCATGCCGAATATCAAACACCGGTACatcactgtgacgtcatggattttaaaCTATTTTTTCATATTTAGGCCACATTGGCTCAGTAAATGTTCCCGAAACTCGTCATGTTCAATATTTGGCtcctttaaaacacaatgtagtcaatctttaGCACTAAAGAATTAACTGGGCCTTAGAAGACAcagtcaaaatccatgacgtcccaGCGTGCTGACGCAGCGACGGGAACTTCAAGGACGCATCACCACCTGTCCTTTGTTATTGCCCTTTTTGCTTACCCAGCATTTTATCGTGATAAGAGTGGTGTTCTTGATATtgtggaagggtaatttactgatccaagagaaatcatttttctctttagtctGCCTTCAAGGGCTCGTGGAAAACACAAAGAGCTCATTAGCGCATTAGACCGGTGAACTCAACTCGAGCCACCCACGAGTCTTGAGTGAGCCCAGGTGGGTGTGAGCAAGTCAAAGCTCTTCGGGCGGCCTTGATGCCATTAGGCAGCATACGAGGATCTACTAGCTAGCCGCCTGCTCCTTAATTCAAGTACTACGTGCCATATCTGGCGCCACGGCCATACGTGGCACTGGCCAACGTTCCCAGGGCAAGATAGGGACATGTAGAAATAATCAGTAAAGTGGATGGAAGGATAGCTGCCATAGATCAACTGGTAGCACATTGCACTCATAATGTGGAAGATGTGGGTTAAGCTCCCGCTGGCGACAAGTTCTCTTTTGGTCCATTTTCATTGCACTTTTCTTCATTACTTCTGCACTTGAATTAAAAACCACAGTtaattttccctatgctttccttggctggGACAAataaaatcaggcccctcggttgcCCTTCTCGTTCAGCCTGAATTGGAGTGTGTTGAGCTGAAGTGGCCGTGAGCCTAGAGCGAGTCCAGGTGAATCAGAGCTTGTGTAAATGAGTGAGTTCAAGCAAGCCTGAGTCACAAGTAATTAGAATTGTTTTTGAGTCCACATGACCCCATGCGAATCTGAGTCTCTGCAtcccgtgtgtcccagctaatgttagTCAAGTTGTtcaatgaattttctttttttttttttagataagcGATGCACGACACACTTAAAAGACCTACGGTGCGGTGTGGTCATAGGTCTGAGAATTGCACACCATAGTTCTCAAAATCGTATCTTTCACCGTGTTTGTATAATTTCTTTCATTAAAAAGCTTGGCTAGCGTTATCTAGGACATCCTATATATGAATGGGGTTAAATGAGCACATGATTTTGCGAGTCCGTGAGTGATTCCATGCTTTAAGTGAGTTCAGTGGGGTGAATTTTCAGGTGAGCTTGGGTCTAAGTGAGCCCTCAGCTGAAAGTATATTTCATAAGTGAACAAGAATTAGTTCTGCTAATCTGGCTGACCTGTGCTTATCAGTTCATTGTGATGAATCAAGCTAAACCAAATAAATGTAAATTTTGAAGGTAAGTACATGTACGATCATATTAGACACAGAGAAATGCACAAGAGATTATGAACCCAATATGAGCGAATTATATAATTTCCAGACAAGGGCATcttgtatatgtatatattccACCCATTGCAGAAAACGCAGTAATGGACAAACCTCTCGGAGATGCTGGATTCATCGCACTGTCTTTTTAGCGGAATGACCTCTTCCGCTTCGCCGAGTTTTCTTTTCTGAATGAGCGGATCAGCCATAGGatttgctttctgcaaaacattTCAATAAGTTTTCACATCTACACATACTTTTCTTTATTGccactgtaatatatatatatatatatatatatatatatatatatatatatgcagaataAAGCCCGAAATTACTGATAGCATTGTGTAGGTGTTGCAATATACCTTTACTGTCAACGTGCATCCTTTGAATTTGTAGCCCTGAATCTTTTGCAGAGCACTTTCACGGTCTTCTTCGGACCTGTTGGTGAAAGTGAAATTTAATTAAACCAGTTTCACTGGCAAGCAAGAGGTCGGCCAGCATTTACCTGAAAGACACAAAGGCAAACCTCGCATTGTTCACGACTTTGATTTTGTGGGGATTTAAGTGTAAGGTCTTGGACAGAAGTTTCTTCAtttgctgcaataaaaaaaaagacgggaaacaataaaaaagaagtgtTGATCGGCGAAGAACAACGCGTCAAGCTGAGCATAAGTAACAAGTCAAGTCTTACACCGTGGCCGAATATCTTGGGGAGATTGCCAATTTCGATCTTGTGGACCTCAGAGGTGAACTCATCTCTCTTGGTATAGAAATAAGGATCGTGGACCTTGTTTGTTTCGTCGGATGTCGCATTTTCAGAGTTCGTGTTTCCGCTCGATGTGGTGATACCGTCCTTGACTTCAGCGCTGGTTTCAGAAGCATTTGGCGACTTCTCAACAACCTCACTGCACGCCTTGCCATCGTCTCCCGCGCACTTCGCCGATTCAATGGCGGCATTaaccacaatgtcatctgaaGTTGACATGGGTGGCTACGtgtaaaacgaaaacaaaaactaCGTTTAATTTAGCAAGAAACTTAATATTTAAAGTAAGCGTACGCACCTACTGCTTCTTGTCGCGAAAACAGAAAGCACGTGGACTTGAACACTGTTGCCACCACAACGACGGTAACATCAACCAacaagacaatttttttttagattgtgtTATAAACATATTTAAAGTTTAGTAAACTTAACTGCAATATTTAGTATTTAAATAACATTTCAATAATCTTTAAGTGGTTAGAGAGACTGTTGGGCTTTTCTAGATTTGTATAGAACTCGCTTTGTGCGCATGGTGTCCATCAACAGTGCATCGTAAAAACAGTCTTTGCTGAGCGGGAAAGCTACGAGCAAAAAAATTGCAGTGGGTCATCCTTGTAAATCCATTTTAATCATACTGAATAATGAGTGAAGAACTTGTAAGTTTGCCAATGGATAATCTGCATGACCCGCTTGACTTATTTTGGCCTTTATTAAATGTATCCGTTTAAGTTATCGTTCGACAATGAAGTCTCTTTGATAGGCTTATTTACTTGTTGCGTTCATGttgggaaaaaaattattttgttgcCAGTGCTGCAACACAACATTCGGCGATCCTTCCTCGTGCCATAGAGAGCATCAAAGCGCCTTTTCGTACTTTGTATGTTTAGTGCTACGCCATAATTTCCCTGCATGCAGTCCAGGAAAGCTATGTGGTGTAGCTTCTGTCAGATGCCGGTAGCCTGGCGCGTCCCTTTGTAAGATTTTCGTGCGTATTACACTATGTCAGTTTGCCGAGCAGTCCGATTTGCGGTAATGGTTGGTAGTACACTTTTGctgaaatttgtttttgtttcgatAGAATGACTCGGGTTGCGTGGACAAAAGCCGGAACGACAGCGTGAGCGAACACGTAAGTGCTTAAATGTTTTGTTCTTTACTTTTGAGAGCAATTTTATTGCTCTGTAAA is a window from the Dermacentor variabilis isolate Ectoservices chromosome 3, ASM5094787v1, whole genome shotgun sequence genome containing:
- the LOC142575604 gene encoding tRNA (uracil-5-)-methyltransferase homolog A, giving the protein MSTSDDIVVNAAIESAKCAGDDGKACSEVVEKSPNASETSAEVKDGITTSSGNTNSENATSDETNKVHDPYFYTKRDEFTSEVHKIEIGNLPKIFGHGQMKKLLSKTLHLNPHKIKVVNNARFAFVSFRSEEDRESALQKIQGYKFKGCTLTVKKANPMADPLIQKRKLGEAEEVIPLKRQCDESSISERIRESVASWSDLPYQQQLEQKEEQMRKVMVKYARKLEQVNPHLKSWISKQREVHKLGVCPLEPIKASPVVDGYRNKNEFTVGRHLETGEVVVGFRISSYRQGSMSVASAADLPNIPEPAKKVAQCFQDYVQQSGKEPFNPETHEGYWRQLTVRTTRRGHIMAIAVIHPQALSEEDILQEKEKLRQFFTEGPGKPSGVTSFHFQRFDKKRSDEDQPEYEHVFGTEDIEESLLGLTFQVSPDAFFQVNTPAAEVLYRAAEEVAGLGAETTLLDICCGTGTIGLSLASQVKRVYGVEVCRRAVQNAKRNAELNGIKNASFVQGKAEDVIQDVIRSVGGSEEIVAIVDPPRQGLHNKVLRTLRWTTSIKKLVYVSCNPEGALQNFLDLARAASNNYRGDPFVLTKAVPVDMFPHTPHTELVLLMERLSV